The following coding sequences are from one Primulina eburnea isolate SZY01 chromosome 15, ASM2296580v1, whole genome shotgun sequence window:
- the LOC140814866 gene encoding LOW QUALITY PROTEIN: uncharacterized protein (The sequence of the model RefSeq protein was modified relative to this genomic sequence to represent the inferred CDS: inserted 2 bases in 1 codon; deleted 1 base in 1 codon) encodes MATSFHFTHLAAVLFLRYLLVDSATARTNITTDQSALLALKTRITSDRYGILKNWTVSSSVCNWIGVTCGARHRRITALNVSSMDLTGTIPPELGNLSFLVSLDMRNNYFSGILPSDLASLRRLRFIRLSYNNFTGEVPFLFGLLPQLRYLSLRNNSFTGLRLFLRSLSNETKLETLDMGFNSIQGELPESISYLRELKALSIEGIIPEGIGNLHNLNWLNLANNQLTGSIPFSIFNISTLEIISFTQNNLSGVLPNDMCLQLPSLQGLYLSFNKIHGQIPSTISACSQLQTLSLSNNNFIGTIPPEIVNLEMLDVLYLGFHKFTGPIPSEIGKLGNLQFFAVENNLLSGSIPSSLFNITSLLRLSLAQNKLEGILIEEFGNLTTLMELYLGHNHFTGVIPRRFSELKELAALDLGTSGLSGSMPSDIFNISTLILISLTGNYLSGKLPSNIGNLLPNLGELYLGSNNFDGVFPNSISNCSQLTTIDLSENKFTGPIPDSLGNLRSLQVLNLETNNFTSESMSPELSFLNSLTNCRQLTELAISYNPLNAILPSSVGNLSSFLHTVYASDCKITGYIPNEIGNLSGLASLYLYGNELSGFIPETLDGLWDLQRLSLGSNRIRGYIPSGLCKLKNLGALYLSQNLLTGSIPECLGNVSSLRDINLGFNNLTSDIPASIWNLQDLLTLDISSNSFTGSLSPLIGNLKVATSVDVSMNQLSDDIPATLGDLQSLIDLSLAHNRFRGSIPESIGNMLSLVSLDISYNNISGAIPKSLEALKHLVYFNVSFNQLSGEIPTDGPFHNFTSESFMYNGGLCGPPMSSCRESKHKSKAKQVLRVVFILLGIAVLVSAVTFTLILIKNRRKPRPPNVSDISSVERHPKISYHDLLQATNGFSDDNFLGKGSFGSVYKGVMRDGTILAIKVFNMELEGVLKTFDVECEVLRNLRHRNLTKVISSCSNQDFRALVLEYMPNGSLEKWLHCDGYFLNIIQRLSIMIDVASALEYLHHGYSTPVVHCDLKPSNVLIDENMVAHVSDLGIAKFLGEDGSMTHTRTMATLGYMAPEYGLEGMVSTRCDVYSYGXTFTRKRPSDEKFDGDLNLKKWVKNSQSNALIHVIDVDLTRPKEENFDKKLRCLNSVLELALNCMAESPGERMNMKDVLAELKEMKLQLMSD; translated from the exons ATGGCGACAAGTTTCCACTTTACTCATCTTGCTGCCGTCTTATTCCTGCGGTACTTGCTGGTTGACTCGGCCACTGCACGAACCAACATCACTACTGATCAATCAGCTCTTCTTGCCTTAAAAACTCGCATCACCTCAGACCGGTATGGCATCCTGAAGAACTGGACGGTTTCATCTTCAGTTTGTAACTGGATTGGAGTCACTTGTGGCGCTCGCCATCGAAGAATAACCGCACTTAATGTTTCAAGTATGGATCTTACCGGAACCATCCCTCCCGAACTCGGAAACCTCTCATTTCTTGTTTCCTTAGACATGAGAAACAACTATTTCAGCGGGATTCTGCCGAGTGATTTGGCTAGTCTTCGAAGATTGAGATTCATCCGATTGAGTTACAACAATTTCACCGGGGAAGTTCCATTTTTGTTCGGTTTATTGCCTCAACTTCGATACCTGTCTCTCAGAAACAACAGCTTTACTGGTTTGAGATTATTCCTTCGCTCACTTTCTAATGAAACGAAGCTCGAGACACTGGACATGGGATTTAATTCTATTCAAGGTGAACTTCCTGAATCAATAAGCTATCTTCGTGAACTCAAGGCTTTGAGCATAGAAG GAATCATACCAGAAGGCATAGGGaatctgcataatctgaatTGGTTGAATCTGGCGAATAACCAACTTACGGGTTCTATACCATTCAGCATCTTTAATATCTCAACACTAGAAATTATATCTTTCACACAGAATAACTTATCTGGTGTTCTTCCAAATGATATGTGCCTTCAACTTCCATCacttcaagggctttatctatctTTCAATAAGATTCATGGCCAAATTCCATCCACTATTTCTGCATGTTCTCAGCTTCAAACCCTGTCATTGTCAAATAATAACTTTATTGGAACCATACCACCCGAAATCGTGAATTTAGAGATGTTGGATGTATTGTATCTTGGCTTCCACAAGTTCACAG GCCCAATTCCATCTGAGATAGGTAAACTGGGTAATCTCCAGTTCTTTGCCGTGGAAAACAACCTTCTTAGTGGCTCTATTCCGTCCAGCCTATTCAACATCACTTCGTTACTGCGTTTGTCATTGGCACAAAATAAACTCGAGGGAATCTTAATAGAAGAATTTGGGAATCTCACCACGCTTATGGAACTTTATCTTGGCCATAACCACTTCACCG GTGTGATACCTCGAAGGTTTAGTGAACTCAAGGAATTAGCGGCACTGGACTTGGGAACTAGTGGATTAAGCGGTTCCATGCCGTCAGATATATTCAACATTTCCACGTTGATATTGATTTCACTGACTGGAAATTACCTTTCAGGAAAACTTCCATCAAATATTGGTAATCTTCTTCCAAATCTTGGAGAACTTTACCTTGGTTCGAACAACTTTGATGGAGTTTTCCCGAATTCTATCTCAAACTGTTCTCAGCTA ACAACTATAGACCTTTCTGAGAATAAATTCACCGGTCCAATCCCCGATTCTCTCGGGAATCTAAGATCCCTACAAGTCCTAAACTTGGAGACGAACAACTTTACAAGTGAATCTATGTCTCCTGAATTGAGCTTTCTCAACTCCTTGACGAATTGCAGGCAGTTAACCGAATTGGCTATCAGTTACAATCCACTAAATGCCATTCTTCCTTCATCTGTGGGGAATCTATCTTCTTTCCTGCACACTGTTTATGCTTCTGATTGCAAAATTACGGGCTACATTCCGAACGAAATTGGTAACTTGAGTGGATTGGCATCATTGTATCTTTATGGAAATGAGTTGAGTGGATTTATTCCAGAAACACTAGATGGTTTATGGGACCTTCAGCGATTATCTCTTGGTAGCAATCGAATAAGAGGATACATTCCAAGTGGCTTATGCAAATTAAAGAACCTGGGAGCATTGTACTTGAGCCAAAACTTACTTACAGGCTCAATTCCAGAATGCTTGGGAAATGTCTCTTCTCTAAGGGACATAAACCTCGGTTTCAATAACTTGACTTCGGATATACCTGCTAGCATATGGAACTTGCAAGATCTTCTCACACTTGACATTTCCTCAAATTCCTTCACTGGTTCTCTCTCCCCTCTAATAGGAAATCTGAAAGTGGCAACGTCAGTTGACGTGTCAATGAACCAACTGTCAGACGATATTCCCGCTACACTCGGAGATTTGCAAAGCCTGATAGATCTTTCTCTGGCTCATAATAGATTTCGAGGATCCATTCCTGAGTCGATAGGTAACATGTTAAGTTTGGTTTCCCTAGACATTTCCTACAATAACATCTCTGGTGCAATTCCAAAGTCTTTAGAAGCACTAAAGCATCTTGTGTACTTCAATGTTTCTTTCAATCAATTATCAGGAGAGATTCCTACTGATGGTCCTTTTCATAACTTTACTAGTGAATCTTTTATGTACAACGGTGGATTATGTGGTCCACCGATGTCATCCTGTCGAGAATCAAAGCACAAATCAAAAGCAAAACAAGTACTTCGAGTAGTATTCATTCTTCTAGGAATTGCAGTATTAGTGTCAGCCGTCACCTTCACCTTGATACTGATTAAAAACAGAAGAAAACCCAGGCCTCCAAATGTATCAGATATATCATCTGTTGAAAGACATCCAAAAATTTCCTATCACGATCTTTTACAGGCAACAAATGGATTTAGTGACGACAATTTTCTCGGTAAGGGGAGTTTCGGTTCTGTTTATAAAGGTGTTATGAGAGACGGGACAATTTTGGCCATAAAAGTATTTAACATGGAATTAGAAGGTGTGTTGAAGACCTTTGATGTTGAATGTGAAGTACTTCGCAATCTTCGCCATAGAAATCTCACGAAGGTAATCAGCAGTTGCTCTAACCAGGATTTCAGGGCCTTAGTGCTCGAATACATGCCCAATGGGAGTCTGGAAAAGTGGCTGCATTGTGATGGGTATTTCTTGAATATAATTCAAAGATTGAGCATAATGATCGACGTGGCTAGTGCCTTGGAATATCTTCACCATGGTTACTCCACACCTGTGGTTCACTGTGACTTGAAGCCAAGCAACGTCCTTATAGATGAAAACATGGTTGCCCATGTTAGTGATTTAGGTATTGCAAAATTTTTGGGCGAAGATGGGAGCATGACACACACCAGGACCATGGCAACACTGGGTTACATGGCTCCAG AGTATGGGTTGGAAGGTATGGTTTCCACAAGATGTGATGTGTATAGTTATGG AACTTTCACAAGAAAACGGCCTAGTGATGagaagtttgatggagatcTTAACCTCAAGAAGTGGGTAAAGAATTCACAGTCTAATGCACTAATTCATGTTATTGATGTCGATTTAACAAGACCAAAGGAAGAAAATTTTGACAAGAAATTGAGATGTCTCAATTCCGTCCTGGAATTAGCCTTGAATTGCATGGCAGAATCGCCTGGAGAAAGGATGAACATGAAAGATGTCCTTGCGGAACTAAAGGAAATGAAACTTCAGTTAATGTCAGATTAA